A single Antechinus flavipes isolate AdamAnt ecotype Samford, QLD, Australia chromosome 5, AdamAnt_v2, whole genome shotgun sequence DNA region contains:
- the CDK5 gene encoding cyclin-dependent kinase 5 isoform X2 gives MQKYEKLEKIGEGTYGTVFKAKNRETHEIVALKRVRLDDDDEGVPSSALREICLLKELKHKNIVRLHDVLHSDKKLTLVFEFCDQDLKKYFDSCNGDLDPEIVKSFLFQLLKGLGFCHSRNVLHRDLKPQNLLINRNGELKLADFGLARAFGIPVRCYSAEVVTLWYRPPDVLFGAKLYSTSIDMWSAGCIFAELANAGRPLFPGNDVDDQLKRIFRLLGTPTEEQWPAMTKLPDYKPYPMYPATTSLVNVVPKLNATGRDLLQNLLKCNPVQRISAEEALQHPYFSDFCPP, from the exons ATGCAGAAGTATGAGAAACTGGAGAAGATAGGCGAAG gcacCTATGGAACCGTGTTCAAGGCCAAGAACCGAGAGACCCACGAGATCGTGGCACTTAAACGGGTTCGCTTGGACGATGACGACGAG GGGGTCCCGAGCTCAGCCCTGAGAGAGATCTGCCTGCTTAAGGAACTGAAGCATAAGAACATTGTCAG GCTTCATGATGTTTTGCACAGTGACAAGAAACTGACCCTGGTTTTTGAGTTCTGTGACCAA gatttgaagaaatattttgaCAGTTGCAATGGAGACCTGGACCCCGAGATTGTGAAG TCATTCCTTTTTCAACTGCTTAAAGGCCTTGGATTCTGCCACAGCCGTAATGTTCTGCACCGGGACCTGAAGCCCCAGAACCTTCTAATTAATCGG AATGGGGAGCTCAAGCTGGCTGATTTTGGCTTGGCGCGAGCCTTTGGGATCCCTGTTCGATGTTACTCTGCAGAG GTGGTCACTTTGTGGTACCGTCCGCCAGATGTCCTATTCGGGGCCAAACTATACTCCACATCCATTGACATGTGGTCAGCTGGATGCATCTTTGCAG AACTGGCCAATGCTGGGCGGCCTCTCTTCCCTGGGAATGATGTAGATGATCAGCTGAAAAGAATCTTCCG GCTGCTGGGGACCCCAACTGAAGAGCAGTGGCCTGCCATGACCAAGCTTCCAGACTACAAG CCTTACCCCATGTATCCAGCAACGACATCACTTGTCAATGTTGTCCCCAAGCTCAACGCCACAGGGAGGGACCTACTGCAG aaCCTGCTCAAGTGTAACCCAGTTCAACGCATCTCAGCGGAAGAAGCTTTGCAGCATCCCTACTTCTCTGACTTCTGCCCTCCCTAG
- the CDK5 gene encoding cyclin-dependent kinase 5 isoform X1, protein MIAVYLRSECLTGSLGGAEHRQIGNCSWEVRIGEIGRDGVSVPEWCWGLKGSGFGRASGRSALGIQVRSWDQRSKGFDLRVRIAEFRLASRRPDFIFLPSLSLPPPKRLHDVLHSDKKLTLVFEFCDQDLKKYFDSCNGDLDPEIVKSFLFQLLKGLGFCHSRNVLHRDLKPQNLLINRNGELKLADFGLARAFGIPVRCYSAEVVTLWYRPPDVLFGAKLYSTSIDMWSAGCIFAELANAGRPLFPGNDVDDQLKRIFRLLGTPTEEQWPAMTKLPDYKPYPMYPATTSLVNVVPKLNATGRDLLQNLLKCNPVQRISAEEALQHPYFSDFCPP, encoded by the exons ATGATTGCTGTTTACCTCCGCTCTGAGTGCCTGACTGGGTCACTGGGAGGAGCTGAGCACAGGCAGATTGGAAATTGCAGCTGGGAAGTTAGGATTGGGGAAATTGGGAGGGATGGGGTATCAGTACCTGAGTGGTGCTGGGGGTTAAAGGGTTCTGGGTTTGGGCGTGCAAGCGGGAGGTCTGCGCTGGGCATCCAGGTGAGGAGCTGGGACCAAAGATCCAAAGGGTTTGACTTAAGGGTGAGAATAGCAGAATTCCGTCTGGCTTCCCGTCGGCCTGACttcatctttctcccttccctttctcttcctcccccaaaaaGGCTTCATGATGTTTTGCACAGTGACAAGAAACTGACCCTGGTTTTTGAGTTCTGTGACCAA gatttgaagaaatattttgaCAGTTGCAATGGAGACCTGGACCCCGAGATTGTGAAG TCATTCCTTTTTCAACTGCTTAAAGGCCTTGGATTCTGCCACAGCCGTAATGTTCTGCACCGGGACCTGAAGCCCCAGAACCTTCTAATTAATCGG AATGGGGAGCTCAAGCTGGCTGATTTTGGCTTGGCGCGAGCCTTTGGGATCCCTGTTCGATGTTACTCTGCAGAG GTGGTCACTTTGTGGTACCGTCCGCCAGATGTCCTATTCGGGGCCAAACTATACTCCACATCCATTGACATGTGGTCAGCTGGATGCATCTTTGCAG AACTGGCCAATGCTGGGCGGCCTCTCTTCCCTGGGAATGATGTAGATGATCAGCTGAAAAGAATCTTCCG GCTGCTGGGGACCCCAACTGAAGAGCAGTGGCCTGCCATGACCAAGCTTCCAGACTACAAG CCTTACCCCATGTATCCAGCAACGACATCACTTGTCAATGTTGTCCCCAAGCTCAACGCCACAGGGAGGGACCTACTGCAG aaCCTGCTCAAGTGTAACCCAGTTCAACGCATCTCAGCGGAAGAAGCTTTGCAGCATCCCTACTTCTCTGACTTCTGCCCTCCCTAG